From the genome of Amia ocellicauda isolate fAmiCal2 chromosome 14, fAmiCal2.hap1, whole genome shotgun sequence, one region includes:
- the LOC136768562 gene encoding cornifelin homolog B, translating into MTTKIVFQQPQSTMYVNQSREWSTGICDCCQDLKSCCFSFWCFPCFACKTTRDYGECLCLPILDMFNCIPPVGLSLRVGTRQRYGIHDTVCNDCLYSFFCYSCSWCQIAREMKIRNAPVVLNHALPRATAMGHQS; encoded by the exons ATGACGACAAAAATAGTCTTCCAGCAGCCCCAGTCAACCATGTATGTAAACCAGTCAAGAGAGTGGAGCACGGGCATCTGCGACTGCTGTCAAGACCTTAAATCCT GTTGCTTTTCCTTCTGGTGCTTCCCCTGTTTTGCCTGCAAGACCACCCGTGATTATGGGGAGTGCCTGTGTCTCCCCATTCTGGATATGTTCAACTGTATACCGCCCGTAGGTCTGAGTCTCAGGGTAGGAACCCGACAGCGCTATGGGATCCAT GACACTGTCTGCAATGACTGTCTATACAGCTTTTTCTGCTACAGTTGTTCTTGGTGTCAGATTGCCAGAGAGATGAAGATACGCAATGCACCAGTAGTTTTGAACCACGCCCTGCCCAGAGCCACTGCCATGGGTCACCAATCTTGA
- the LOC136768541 gene encoding G-protein coupled receptor 4, with the protein MGVTNMNCSFNLTSDQLGLMSIYSVTFVLALPANLLSLWGLYQLLRAGNTMPIFILNLLVSDLLQILTLPLWIIYLKKNHMWTYGDTICDFVGYLFYINLYASIVFLCLIALDRYLAIVHPLRSRRFRTVKLALVVSLGVWVVIFLFCLSGLYPSVYDPNQRHCLEQYPVSSRYAKFKIGTIVMGFLLPCIILGYTSARIHTALRSSPSVSRGERKKIVGILCIITVIFIVVFGPYHLVGSYKFIYYFITIDRCALEKKLFLTYRLCYGLTSLNNLLDPLFYIFICNDIRKQLKKSLPCIRSYLNSVNDSEIHIRNFENITP; encoded by the exons ATGGGGGTGACAAATATGAACTGTTCCTTCAACTTGACCAGTGACCAGTTGGGACTCATGTCCATCTACAGTGTCACCTTTGTACTGGCGCTGCCTGCTAACCTGCTCTCGCTGTGGGGGCTCTACCAACTCCTACGCGCTGGCAACACCATGCCCATCTTCATCCTCAACCTGCTGGTGTCCGATCTTCTGCAGATCCTCACCCTGCCGCTGTGGATCATCTACCTGAAGAAGAACCACATGTGGACGTATGGGGACACCATCTGTGACTTTGTCGGGTACCTCTTCTACATCAACCTATACGCGAGCATCGTCTTCCTCTGCCTGATCGCGCTGGACCGCTACCTCGCCATCGTCCACCCGCTGAGGAGCAGGAGATTCCGGACCGTCAAGTTGGCTCTGGTCGTCAGCCTGGGGGTGTGGGTGGTGATCTTCCTCTTCTGCCTGAGCGGACTCTATCCCTCCGTGTACGATCCCAATCAAAGACATTGTCTGGAGCAGTATCCTGTCAGCAGCAGGTACGCCAAGTTTAAGATCGGCACCATTGTGATGGGATTCCTGCTGCCCTGCATTATTCTGGG GTACACATCAGCGAGAATCCACACTGCGCTGCGTTCCTCGCCATCTGTGAgccggggagagagaaagaaaattgTTGGGATCCTCTGCATCATTACAGTCATCTTCATTGTGGTCTTTGGTCCATACCACTTGGTGGGGTCCTACAAGTTTATATACTACTTCATAACCATAGACAGATGTGCCTTAGAAAAAAAACTCTTCTTAACCTACCGCCTGTGCTATGGACTCACGAGCCTCAACAATCTCTTAGACCCCCTGTTTTACATCTTCATTTGCAATGATATTAGGAAGCAACTTAAGAAGTCCTTGCCTTGCATCAGATCGTACCTTAATTCGGTCAATGACAGTGAGATCCATATTagaaactttgaaaatattacaCCGTAA
- the LOC136768538 gene encoding prostaglandin D2 receptor 2, which translates to MAENNLFCPLIQQMINHSVNSNNSDSSINYTTVCLHGILSVFGILENILILWVIGFRVRRTVISVWILNLAASDLLATVSLPFFTHFLAMGHTWTLGTTFCKIHSSMFFLNMFVSGFLLSVISLDRCLVVILPVWSQNHRDVRLATQVCAGIWVLAIINTIPYYIFRDTIVRKDGRIMCYYNYVQYRSPDDEIDQLCGVRQDILAVSKFIISFLLPLIIIIGSYMAVSSSITRRGRRRTYRFFRLVLAVIITFIVCWIPYHIFSLLEAASHYHHSLRLVVARALPLVSSLAFINSVLNPFLYVFSCPDFMAKIRQSLSVVMESVLMEDMDFSHRRSTTRSSVSTSELLSRGQKLRGHREKLGSTEKEEENPAVF; encoded by the coding sequence ATGGCAGAAAACAATCTCTTCTGTCCTCTCATTCAGCAAATGATCAACCATTCAGTGAATTCCAACAACTCTGACAGTAGCATTAACTACACAACGGTCTGCCTGCATGGCATCTTGTCCGTTTTCGGGATCCTGGAGAACATTCTGATCCTGTGGGTCATCGGGTTCCGCGTCCGCCGGACCGTCATCAGTGTCTGGATCCTCAATTTGGCCGCTTCCGACCTGCTGGCCACCGTCTCCCTGCCGTTCTTCACCCACTTCCTGGCGATGGGCCACACCTGGACCTTGGGCACCACCTTCTGCAAGATCCACTCATCCATGTTCTTCCTCAACATGTTTGTGAGCGGCTTCCTGCTGAGCGTAATCAGCCTTGATCGCTGCCTGGTGGTCATTCTCCCCGTGTGGTCCCAGAATCACAGGGACGTGCGCTTGGCCACTCAGGTGTGCGCTGGGATTTGGGTGCTGGCCATTATCAACACCATTCCGTATTACATCTTCCGGGACACTATCGTGAGGAAGGACGGGAGGATCATGTGCTACTACAACTACGTGCAGTACCGGTCCCCCGACGACGAAATTGACCAGCTGTGTGGGGTAAGGCAAGACATCCTGGCTGTCAGCAAGTTTATCATATCCTTCCTATTACCCCTGATTATAATCATAGGCAGCTACATGGCTGTCAGCTCCAGCATCACCAGACGGGGCCGGAGGCGTACCTATCGATTTTTCCGGCTTGTATTAGCAGTGATCATCACGTTTATCGTGTGCTGGATCCCATATCACATCTTCAGCCTACTGGAGGCCGCCTCCCACTATCACCATAGCCTGCGATTGGTTGTCGCCAGGGCCCTCCCTCTGGTCAGCAGCCTGGCCTTCATCAACAGCGTGCTCAACCCCTTCCTGTACGTCTTCAGCTGCCCCGACTTCATGGCCAAGATCCGCCAGTCCCTCAGCGTGGTGATGGAGAGCGTGCTGATGGAGGACATGGACTTCAGCCACCGGCGCAGCACAACGCGCTCCTCCGTCAGCACCAGCGAGCTGCTGAGCCGCGGGCAGAAACTCCGCGGGCATCGTGAGAAGTTGGGCAGCactgagaaggaggaggagaaccCGGCCGTTTTCTGA